From Solanum lycopersicum chromosome 4, SLM_r2.1:
TCAGAAGTGTAAATTCTTCCAGATCTGGTGACCCCTGTTGCAACATCTGTCTCTTCCACATTTGTTTCTCTTTTGTTGTAATCCCAAGGTACAGCATGTGTGTCACATTGTGTTGGGGAGGATGCCTTATAGACAGCGAATGGTGGTCTGGGTGCAGCAACTTCTACTTCAAATGGGGCGAGTCCTTGCACTATTAGTGGTGCCTGGGCAGTGGTAGGCATGGCTTCCTCTGTTTCGACGGCCCAGATAGATTCTTCCCAATCCCAGACATCATCAGCTTCCACCATGTTGACTTGATGGTTAGGGAGAGGATTATTCGCAACATTCGGTGTAGGATCCTTCAGTTGGATGGTCTTTGTATCAATCAACATTTGAACCTTATCCTTAAGGGCTCTGCAAACTTCGGTGGTGTGGCCCTTCATCCCAGAATGGTAGGCGCAGACCTTGTTAGGGTCGTACCATTTCGCGCGAACGTCCACAGGTAATGCAGGAATTGGAGAGACGTACCCAGCTTGTTTCAGTCTCTCATAAAGTTGTTCTATGGGTTCAGCCAAAGGGGTATAGGTTTTTGTAGGTCTTCTTTCATAGGAAGGTCTGTTTCGGTAATTTGGTTTTTGAGTGGGTGGTGGAGTTTGGAAGTGTGTTGGTTGAACATTATAGACAGGATATGAGGCATGCAAATATTGAGGAGGAGCATTTTGGTAATATATTGGCATGGGTTGGGGAGATATAGGGGGTGGAGCTGAGGGATGTTGAGGGTATGGGGTGTGAAGGTATGGGGTGTGAGGGTATGGGGATGGTGGTGGGTTTGTTGTCTTGTGCCTCAAAGGAGTCCTAGTTCCATGAGCCATCATTACAGAACCTGTTTTCTTTCGACTCTCTGTCATTCCACCAGATTGCAGAGCCTTGTTGGTTGCTTGTAAAGCCTCCAAGTTGATGATAGTCCCATTCTTTATGCCTTCTTCAATTCTTTCGCCTAGTTTGATGATTTCAGCGAAACTCTTTTCAGCCACCAGCATCATTCGTTCATAGTATTGTGGTTCTTGGGCATGGATGAAATAGTCTTTCATTTGAGATTCTTCCATAGGGGGTCTGGCCCTAGCCGCCTCAGACCTCCATCTTATGCATATTCTCTGAAGGATTCACTCGGTTTCTTCTTTAGGTTCTGAATGTAAAACCAATCAGGCGCATTTTCAATATTGAAACCAAACCTATTCATGAAGTCAGTTGCCATATCAACCCATTTTATCCATTTCCGCGAGTCTTGCTCAATGTACCATGATAGGGCCTCCCCAGTAAGACTCCTCATGAACAACTTCATGAGTATCCTCTCATCTCTCCCCACCCCTACAAGTTTGTCGCAATACATTCGTAGATGGGCTTTGGGATCCCCAATGCCATTGAACGTCTCAAACTTCGGAAGCTTGTATCCTTCGGGCAGTTCCACATCAGGATGCATGCACAGATCCTCATAGCCCAATCCTCCCAACCTTTTGTTTCCTTCCACGTGTTGTACCCTGTTGGTCAAGTTGTCTAATCTCTCAGTCAGGGTTTTTATTAAGATGTCTTTCTGATGGGACTCTGACTCATGGAGGTCATGAGTCAGAGGGGCAGTTTCAACGTATATGGGATTGGGATTGTTGTTCCCAAAAGTATGTGGGATATTTGTGTTTGGGGTTGTTTCTGGGACAGTTGGTTTGGTATGTTGGTAATAGTGGTGAAATGGAAATTGGGTATTTTGTGCGTGGGGTGGTGGAAAGGCCTTTGGACGAATGGGTTCAGGTGGGGATATATGGATCGGAGGATTGTCTGGCGTGACTGTTTGATTAGGAGGATTGTCTATGTTTTCTCCAAATTGGGTTCCAAGAGAGATAGACAACTTGGCCAAATCACGCATGTTGGCTATCTCTTCTTCCAGTTGCGAAATCTTGCGCTCGAGTCTTAGGATAAGATTACTATGCAGTTGTCCTCCCTCAGAAGCTTCTACCCTTTCAGTGGTGCTGTTGTCGTCAACCATTTTTCCTTTGTCTTTTGAGCTTGCTCtttgagaagaaggagaagggggGGTCCCTTTTGATCGTGTATGTGCCAGGATGAAGGACAGATCAACCTTAGGAAATGGGAAAACAAtagaatcaaaagaaaagagttaggGGGTTAAGATAATATCACAATATCAACACGTTGTTTTGAAATAAACGCCCTAAATGCAAGGAACCTCGTTGAGCCAGAGGTAGGCCTTAGCGACACATAAGTGatgcataataattaattcaagcctTATTTGCCAATTTGGAGTTTAGAGTTAGATAATAGAACAACTTTcgattattgaaataatttctgTTTATTACATCAATCTAAAGATAACTAAAGGGCTAGGGATAACATATGGGGAgtaaagagaaataaataataataaaagctTTAATCATGTTGCTCTCCAATGTTAGGCACAATCTGCTTCTTCATTTCTAGGGTAATGTCATAATCAGTGTTGAGGAGGTTGCGAGCccatcttctctctttttcatcGCCAAAACCAGGAAGGCCTCCTTCGCTTAAATCTCTATGCTCTGCATCTTCTAAAAGCCATACATAATATTCAGGTGTGCAGAAGGGTCGGTGCTCTTGAACATCGATAGTTATCACATTCTTCCATCTTCGCAGTATGGTGTTCACTTGCGGTAATTCTGACTCAAAGTCATATCCATAGTGGCTCATGTGGGATCGTAGAGGTATCATTTGGATCTGTCCGAATTGTCGAAGGACTCGAAGTGGTGCGTAAGGTTGCACACCGTTCAAACCGATAAGCTCAATGAAGTAAAGTTCATTTCCTCTTATGATGGCACGTCGTGGCTTCAACCAATAATACTTCCATTGGATTTCAACGGCTGACCGCTCCTTTAGGTATGTGAACCAGTCCTCTGTTCCCACAGGGGAGATAAAATGTTTCATCCTTAGGGGATGGTTGATAATTTTGTTCCCCATAGTCCCTCTGACGATGTCTACTTTATTAGCTCTTTGGTAGAAATGTTCGACGGCCCAAAGTTGCAGCAGAAAGTTGCACCCTTCAAAGTATCTTTTGCCTTTGGTGCATGCAGTCAAAGCTCTTAGAATTTCTGCGAGTATCATAGGGACCAAGGTTTTCCCACCTCGATCCAACATACGAACCACATAACATAAGCCGGTGTGGATCGTTCCTCCTTCTCTAGGAAAAACCAATGAGCCTAATAGGGCGACAGCGAATGCATTAAGACGATACCTTTCCGATTTTGCAGAAGAGCAAGCAAATTCCCTATGAAAGTTTTGATGACCTTCCTCATCCCCAAAGTGTGAATATAAGAACTCTAAAGAAATCCAACCTTCTTTCAGACAAAGTAGATTTGGATTATGACACATGCCCATTTGCTTCAAAAAAGATCTTGGACTTGGCTTGTGTGGAACAATCAATTCCAACTCTTTGTATGCGAGACCCATGAATCCTCCAACTTCTTCTATTGTTGGAGTTAGCTCAAAATCCCTGAACCTGAAGACTAACCTCTCAGTGTCCCAGAATTTCAACAATGCCTTGATTAAGTGACGATCTGACTCTACGGAGATCAAAGCAGTGAGGCCGCCTAACAATTCATTCGCTTCTAactcttgatttttttgtatatctTTCCACCAAGTCTTCAAAATGGGATTAACTTTGACCACCATTTGCGTGTTTGGAAAGTGAGGGTGAGCCATGACTCTGCAAACAAAGTAACAAACAACTTCTAAACTCCATTTTGGCAATGTtggcttgatttaattattatgatcacgttgacacataaatatgcaatttgtctAAGGGTGTTGGGGCCCTTCAGACGAGAAGGTGGCTACTAATTACATGGATTGACACCAAGGGTCAAACCTCCTAGGGCTTATGCAGCATGTATGACTTAACCAGGACTTCTAAGAGTTGGCTTGACACGGACTTGAAAGGGATTCTATGCGAGAGGCTCGTGGCTTCGCGGTAGTAAAACTATCCACTACGTCCACGCATATGCTGACTCTCTATAATGGGTATTTGTATAAGATTGGAGTAGTTGTGAGAGGTGCAAAGGCACAACATcacgagaacaaaataaaaaggaagagggtcccaattggGGGGAAGTGTGAGCGGGATGCCAATTTATTAAAGCAGTAAacatttagcatttaaattggaAAACGGTAACATATAGGCaatttataaacaataaataaataagcataaatAAAGGAAAGTAGACATATAAAGATATGAAAACTACGCAAATAAAGCAAGAGGATACGAGATTAAACATGTAAACAAATAAGGGGAGAGGGAAAAGGTGAAACatgataataaacaattaaggaaaaggGAAAGGGAGGAACATGAAGATGAGATAATTAATAGGGCAACAAAACATGGTAAGCacctaatgaataaaataaaccccacataaataagcagttaacacgtaatggtaagaacctaacttccccagcggagtcgccattctgtcgcgccccattttcgcgGAAAACGGgtttttgtgcacgacctaacaactcttttgggatttcgagttttttggagtcgccacctaacgaattaaggcgcgttagggcacctatctaacctaactaagtctaactaaggtcaacgagccagagattagggtaagggttcaaattacctcgaggggaaggtgttaggcatccctcgaggtccacaagtgtgggtcccggccgtatctcatgcaatctatgtggggggtACAAATAGCAATCAAGGtcgtttattaatttatttaatcttactaagtgataacaaatacGAAACAATTAAGACTACTATTCTTATTTAGATATGTAAAGCTAGGTGATGGCAATAAATAACCAATTAggctcaatttatttattttgacatacgacactatgttataaacaaaattggcaaatattaagcaattaatatgtgcgaaaataagtttgaaaattgataagttttgaatagaaatttttattttaaaaaaaaatgtttgtttctttatagggatgatgccacgatattatTGATCgtgctcctccaccatagaaacaattttgatttgaggtcggtctaaaaatagttatgttttgaaaaatgatttaaaatatttagttcacACGTAGGCACATTAcatataaatgcacataattctttttgaagTTCATGGGAGGTGGTACTTCCGGGGACGCATCggttttaaaaaattggaactagacctcgtagttcctttgactttcccactaacgataggttaggagatagtactttataatttatttcaaaataaagcagaatcataatcaatccaaaatttaaagaaagattgaattatgactttttttttaagaaaattatgttacaAGGCTTTTGatacgaaatatttttaaagcctaagttaaatgcatgaaatgattttaataaCATATTGCAAGGAATGCGGAAATCTTCAAGAAAACGAATGGGATTTCtcatgaaataatattaactaattttaggggagggtacaaatatgcacaaacaagttctattttttttttttatgttaagagTTTACTTACAAACCTATAGACATGAATTCTAGatgtttacaaaaaaaaacaatgtaacatatatatgcatgattttgtaaatgatatgaacaaattaaaccTTAGACATGGTTTCTATATGACAAGATGATGctaaaattataacattattaaaacacACAATCGGCCTATTAAGTTACTATGATTTGTTTTTAACATTAACGAaatctaatttattattttttttttaaacttcattAACAAAAGTGTCAAGCAAATTGAGAATTGATTAGACTATAACACCTATAAACATTaattctaggtggttaaagacaaacctataggcatgatttctaaaatatGACGAACatataaatccccctcccctagacgacccccaaataaatttattatgatcTTTAGGGTTACAATTGTTACatcattcaaataaataaaatagcggaaaaaataaaaatatatatatatgtatatacattcaaacaaataaacaaatccTTCTTcagttaatcttcaacttgaacttcaaatatgaaacctgtcaaagtaattaaataactacacaagtaatcacacttGTTAGTTAAGGTGAGACAATATGCAATTGTTTAATGACGgattctatataaaaaaaaaagacaatggTTTACACAAGTATGTGAATATGAAAATAGTACGAATGTTAAGAATACTAACCTGTTAAACAAAACAAGATGATTCACCTTTTACTAGAACGAAGTAGCAAAATAGCGAAGAACAACTTGAATATTTATCGGAATATTAATGTGTTGTTaaagtagcaagagagcaatgagaggAGGGAGAGTGATGAGAGATTTTTTGGTTGAGAGTGAATGAGTCCATGAAATAGAGGaggggtcttatttatatagtagAGGAGGGggaacaaataaggaaaagaaatattttttaaggaatcaattaatattcccttttccttattttaaaagagagtcaaatcagaaaaaaaataattcattaccataatacaaacaaataagGAATCAGTATTTATTCAcaaggaaaaataaatcaattaaacttattttccttAACTAGTAGAGAGTAAAATCAGTACAATCCTTTTTACCTTAATTAAATATCACTTTCCAAAGATATAACAACCAAGAATATATTTGAAGTCAATcaaggtaaaataaaataatcaattaaaatgacaataatatttataaaagatataaGAAATCTGCAACTACTATTGAAAATTACAAGACTtatcataacaaataataatcaaagtgAAACCAATATACAATTAGCATGTCAATACCCAAATCACATTTAGAAGACTTACAGGAACTGATTATCATACAATATTGTTTTCAACATGGCTAAAACACATGTACTTTGCAAATTTTCAAGAGAAAAAATCAACAAGAACAACCCATAAgatcaagcaaatcacaatatagtTTTATATTCATAACAAAATATTTCTGAAAAACAAGCAGAACATTAGGCAAATTAAACatctaaattaataataataataaaaactaaaacagAAACTAACCCAGACGGATTTGTTGAAATTCATCTTAAAATCAGCCGCAATATTGAGATATGTATAGAATCTACGTCGCTCATTAGCCGAACTTGTTGGCTGGAAACAAAGAAAGAGGAAAGGCTCGCCGGAGTCGATGCTGCTGTCTCCTCGAGACGCTGCTGCTGCTGTCTCCTCGAGACGTTGCTGCTGCTGTCTCCTCGAGACGCTGCTGCTGCTGTCTCCTCGAGACGTTGCTGGTTGGAGATGCTACCTGTCTCTgcaaaagaagaggaaaagaaaaggagaagaagaaggggaAAACGGGGAGGAGAGAAAGAGCGAGAGGGAGAGGAGAAGCGGGAGGAGGGGAATGACGGGAGAGGGGAGACGGGTGAAGGAAGAGGAGTGAAGAGGAGGGAGACATGCTGCCGGTGACTGTGGGCTGATGGTTGACGCCGCTCGTTGCTCGTCCGGCGGCTGTTGTTTGCAGccgctggtgggtctggttgcTCGCCATTGGCGAGAGCGACGAGAGGGAGGCGACGAGGAGAGAGAGGTGGTCGTTCGCCTCtttttgcagctgctggccggACGCAGGAGTTTTCGCCGGCGACCGCTGCTGACTCCTCGCCGGTCATGGCTGCTGATGCTGTCCGCCATGGCTGTTGTTCAGCTGCTGGTTTCTCGCTGTTCGCCGGAGAAGAGGAGCAAAAGAAAGAGAGACGAGAGGAGAGACGTCGGCGTAGGGGCTGCTGCTGTCCCTATCGATCGCCGCTTGTCTGATGACTGTCGCTGGTTGACGCCGATGGAACCTGCGACTGCTACAGTACCTGCGAAGAAAGAGAGGGAGCGAAGGAGAGGGAAGGGGAAGAAGAGGGTGAGAGAAGAGACAGGAAGGGAGAAGAGGGACGAAGGAGGGGAGGAGACGGGAAAGGTAGAAAGATGGAGAGAGGAAGAAGAGGGGGGTGGCGGCTGGAGAGAGGGACGACGGCTGGGAAGAGAGGGTGGGGCGTCGTCACCTCTGTCGCCGGAAAATTGGAGAGGAGAGGGAGAGGGCTGGCGGCTTGGAGAGAGGGGGGAGAAGAGAGGGTATGTTTAGGTTTTGGTCATTTGGTGTTGAGAGAATTAGAGAGTTAATCACAACCATTAGATTAGATAGCGATGAAGGGTTAGGATTCGATCTAGGATTTATTTTTTAGGATGGACGGATGAGATCAAAAGATGAAGTTTTGAAATTAGATTAGCAAAGATATagaatggctaaaattgcaattaaagtggttagaattgaaatgaaatagtggctatgattgtaataaaactCTAATTCAAGTGGCTAGAATTGGACGATTTtagaatagaataggctagaatttaaataattttattaaaatactacatacattaaaatatttgtataattgaaatcatctaaattttaaaacatttgaaataatatttacaataattttataaagaaaatgatactacaatatatgattttttgagaaaaatcgactaaaacttcgaaactttaagtaaattttaaaatacatatttagtcgaatataatcctaaaaatggttaaaggtctgtcaaaattgggtgtcaacaagcattaaggcgagttctaacgttggtcatccgttaaaaagacttctaagcgaaagaattattaatacatgcaagaaaccattctagaattgttgttttagtaaggttttatctcattttttgcctatggttcccacaaccctagttatggagtttagtaactcatagtcataatcacaatattcaaatatattatataagaattaatgtacttacttcaatgagaaagagtaaaatctgaaagttaGCTTGATTAATAACCAAAAAttacttgcaagaatctcaacgCAATCAGTAATctaacaaaaagtctaatgataataaaaagtctaacaatacaatgtttactaatacggtgtataataatataagagTTTAACAATGATCCAGAGCCTAACCCCAagaacgaggttttttgaactatttatagaaaataaaaacctaataaaacaaggactctatttgatggaaatctgccaaaacgcggctgggtcgacggacctcgcgacgggtcgtcgtggtcacgacggaccctCATGGACTCCATCTTCCcctacttatgcaatttcttctgctgctctcttcattaccctcgacggaaaggatgacagaccgtcataggcacaacggtccgtcgagggtcttcgttccaaaacacttcaactcttggaatatgggtactaaGATTACGGCTCttaacttcatgacgaacatgcaggacggaccttcatagatacgacggaccgtcacaagcttcgtaaccccacacttggtcaaactaccccatcttccttcaaagCTTCACTACGCTgcgacctacggaccgtcactagcacgatggaccgtcatatgctccgtaggtggtctcttctctatttcttcgctcaaaatctcggCATTCATCCttggacagatttccttcaaaacaaaaagaaacttatataaaaattagcacaaaaaggcttttgaacACATTAAACtcaaggaaaaagtattaataataccgtgaaaccacggtatatcaacaccctcaacttaaattcgttgtttgtcctcaagcgaggcactatgactcaatacaggatctttgtacaatagtatccatgttttatcctttacaatcatttggctatcaatcccgattaatctcatcaaatctatgcacgctatcactattaggcttgaattttgtgggatcagaacatgacagaAACTCACCATttactaacacctatcctcttcaatttctcaccg
This genomic window contains:
- the LOC138347969 gene encoding protein MAIN-LIKE 2-like, whose translation is MVVKVNPILKTWWKDIQKNQELEANELLGGLTALISVESDRHLIKALLKFWDTERLVFRFRDFELTPTIEEVGGFMGLAYKELELIVPHKPSPRSFLKQMGMCHNPNLLCLKEGWISLEFLYSHFGDEEGHQNFHREFACSSAKSERYRLNAFAVALLGSLVFPREGGTIHTGLCYVVRMLDRGGKTLVPMILAEILRALTACTKGKRYFEGCNFLLQLWAVEHFYQRANKVDIVRGTMGNKIINHPLRMKHFISPVGTEDWFTYLKERSAVEIQWKYYWLKPRRAIIRGNELYFIELIGLNGVQPYAPLRVLRQFGQIQMIPLRSHMSHYGYDFESELPQVNTILRRWKNVITIDVQEHRPFCTPEYYVWLLEDAEHRDLSEGGLPGFGDEKERRWARNLLNTDYDITLEMKKQIVPNIGEQHD
- the LOC112941443 gene encoding uncharacterized protein, with amino-acid sequence MVDDNSTTERVEASEGGQLHSNLILRLERKISQLEEEIANMRDLAKLSISLGTQFGENIDNPPNQTVTPDNPPIHISPPEPIRPKAFPPPHAQNTQFPFHHYYQHTKPTVPETTPNTNIPHTFGNNNPNPIYVETAPLTHDLHESESHQKDILIKTLTERLDNLTNRVQHVEGNKRLGGLGYEDLCMHPDVELPEGYKLPKFETFNGIGDPKAHLRMYCDKLVGVGRDERILMKLFMRSLTGEALSWYIEQDSRKWIKWVDMATDFMNRFGFNIENAPDWFYIQNLKKKPSESFREYA